In the Gossypium raimondii isolate GPD5lz chromosome 9, ASM2569854v1, whole genome shotgun sequence genome, one interval contains:
- the LOC105798261 gene encoding FACT complex subunit SSRP1 translates to MTDGHLFNNISLGGRGGTNPGQLKISSGGILWKKQGGGKAVEVDKSDILGVTWMKVPRTNQLGVRIKDGLYYKFTGFRDQDVASLTSFFQNNCGIAPEEKQLSVSGRNWGEVDLSGNMLAFMTGTKQAFEVSLADVSQTQLQGKNDVILEFHVDDTTGANEKDSLMEISFHIPNSNTQFVGDENRPPAQVFREKIMSVADVGAGVEEAVVTFEGIAILTPRGRYSVELHLSFLRLQGQANDFKIQYSSVVRLFLLPKSNQPHTFVVVTLDPPIRKGQTLYPHIVMQFETDYVVQSTLSINEDLLNTKYKDRLEPSYKGLIHEVFTTIMRGLSGAKVTKPGKFRSCQDGYAVKSSLKAEDGVLYPLEKSFFFLPKPPTLILHEEIDYVEFERHAAGGSNMHYFDLLIRLKTEQEHLFRNIQRNEYHNLFDFISSKGLKIMNLGDVRTTDGVAEILQNDDDDAVDPHLERIKNEAGGDESDEEDEDFVLDKDDEGSPTDDSGEDDSDASDSGDEKEKPAKRDPRKEASSSKATKKKSKDGQDDGKKKKRRKKDPNAPKRAMSGFMFFSQVERENIKKTNPGASFAEISRILGEKWKKLSEEEKEPYEAKAKVDKRRYDVERNAYKNPQPMNIDSGNESDSE, encoded by the exons ATGACTGACGGCCATCTCTTCAACAACATCTCCCTCGGCGGCCGAGGTGGCACG AATCCTGGACAGCTTAAAATTTCTTCAGGGGGGATTTTATGGAAGAAACAAGGAGGTGGAAAAGCTGTAGAAGTTGATAAGTCTGATATCTTAGGGGTTACATGGATGAAGGTCCCTAGGACAAATCAACTTGGTGTTAGAATCAAAGATGGGTTGTATTACAAATTCACTGGATTCCGTGACCAG GATGTTGCCAGTTTGACCAGTTTTTTTCAGAATAATTGTGGAATAGCCCCAGAAGAAAAGCAGCTTTCTGTCAGTGGTCGTAATTGGGGAGAAGTTGATTTAAGTG GGAATATGCTTGCCTTTATGACTGGTACGAAACAAGCTTTCGAAGTGTCTTTAGCAGATGTGTCACAAACACAGCTTCAAGGAAAAAATGATGTCATCTTGGAGTTCCATGTGGATGATACAACTGGAGCTAATGAG AAAGATTCACTGATGGAGATAAGTTTCCACATACCTAATTCTAATACCCAATTTGTTGGTGATGAAAACCGCCCACCTGCTCAG GTTTTTCGTGAAAAAATCATGTCAGTGGCCGATGTTGGTGCTGGAGTTGAGGAAGCtgttgttactttcgagggcaTTGCAATCCTCACACCAAG GGGTCGGTATAGTGTCGAACTTCATCTTTCATTCTTGAGACTCCAAGGGCAGGcaaatgatttcaaaattcagtaTAGCAGTGTTGTTCGCCTGTTTTTGCTTCCAAAG TCCAACCAACCTCACACTTTTGTTGTTGTCACACTTGACCCACCTATCCGCAAAGGGCAAACTTTGTACCCCCATATTGTCATGCAG TTTGAAACTGATTATGTCGTTCAAAGCACCTTGTCCATAAATGAGGATCTTTTGAATACAAAGTACAAGGACAGGTTGGAACCTTCTTACAAG GGACTCATCCATGAAGTGTTTACCACAATAATGCGTGGTTTATCTGGTGCAAAAGTTACAAAGCCAGGAAAATTCCGTAGCTGCCAAGATGGTTATGCGGTCAAGTCTTCCCTGAAAGCTGAAGATGGTGTCCTGTATCCCCTTGAAAAGAGCTTCTTCTTTCTACCCAAACCACCTACACTTATTCTTCATGAGGAG ATTGACTATGTTGAATTTGAGAGGCATGCTGCTGGTGGCTCAAATATGCATTACTTTGATCTTCTCATAAGATTAAAAACTGAGCAAGAACATTTATTCCGGAATATTCAGAGAAATGAATATCACAATTTGTTTGACTTTATCAG TTCGAAGGGTTTGAAGATTATGAACCTTGGAGATGTACGGACCACAGATGGGGTGGCTGAAATTCTccaaaatgatgatgatgatgctgttGATCCTCATCTTgaacgcattaagaatgaagCTGGTGGGGATGAAAGTGATGAGGAG GATGAGGATTTCGTTCTTGACAAGGATGATGAAGGATCACCAACTGATGATTCTGGGGAAGATGATTCGGATGCTAGTGACAGTGGAGATGAGAAAGAG AAGCCTGCCAAAAGGGATCCCAGAAAGGAAGCTTCTTCTTCTAAGGCAACTAAGAAAAAATCTAAAGATGGACAAGATGatgggaagaagaaaaaaaggagaaagaaggATCCAAATGCACCAAAGAGGGCTATGTCGGGTTTCATGTTTTTCTCACAAGTGGAGAGGGAG AACATAAAGAAAACTAATCCTGGAGCTTCATTTGCTGAGATATCGAGAATACTCGGAGAGAAGTGGAAAAAGCTGTCAG AGGAGGAAAAAGAACCATATGAAGCAAAGGCTAAAGTAGATAAAAGACGATACGATGTTGAAAGGAATGCATATAAAAATCCTCAGCCGATGAACATAGATTCAGGAAATGAATCTGACAGTGAATAA